The DNA segment CGGACAAGGACGTGGAAACTATTCGCAAGTATGGTCGCTCCATCGGGCTTGCTTTCCAGATTGTCGATGACATTTTGGATATCGTTTCTACGACAGAGGAACTCGGCAAGGATGCCGGTTCCGATGTGGAAAGGGGCAAGGCGACCTATCCTGCGCTGCTCGGCCTTGAAAAGTCCCGTGAACGGGCGAGGGAACTCTACGAGGAGTCCATCGCTGCTCTGGATGCCCTCGATTGTGACACCTCCCTCTTCCGCGCCATTGCCGCATTCATCATTACCCGCGTAAAATGAAAGATTTGAAAGACATAAAGTCGCCTGCGGATATCAGGCAGTGTTCCGTCGAAGAACTGCAACAGCTTGCCAAGCAGGTCCGCGAGACGATTATTAGTCAGGTTGCTAAGCACGGCGGACACCTGGCGTCCAGCCTGGGCGTTGTCGAGCTTACGCTCGCCTTGCATTACGTTTTTGATACTCCTGACGACAAACTTATTTGGGACGTGGGCCACCAGGCTTACGTGCACAAGCTGATTACCGGCCGCTACGAGAAGTTCGGCACGCTGCGTCAGAAGGGCGGCATTTCCGGATTCCTGAAGCGCAACGAGAGCGAGTACGACTGCTTCGGTGCGGGGCACGCTTCTACGTCGATTTCTGCGGCGCTCGGCTTTGCCGCTGCGCGCAACCAGCTTGGCCGCAAGAACAACGTGGTCGCCATCATCGGCGACGGCTCCATGACAGGCGGCATGGCCTACGAGGCCATCAACAACGTGGGTATTTCCAAGCACAACATGACCATCATCTTGAACGACAACAAGATGAGCATCGCTCCGAATGTCGGGGAATTCAGCAAGTACCTGAACCGTATCATTTCGGACCCGGTCTACAACAAGATGCGCAGTGACTTGGACCGCCTGATGACGCGCCTCCCTGGCGTGCTCGGCTTACGCTTCCGCGATTTGTTCTTGCAGGCGGAGAAGGCGGCGAAGATGGTCGTGAAGCCCGGCCGCTTTTTCGAAGACTTGGGCATCCGCTATTTTGGCCCGATCGACGGCCACGATATCAACGAATTGATCATGCTCCTCAAGCGAGTCAAGGTGCAGCCGGGGCCGTGCCTCGTGCATATCTTGACCGAGAAGGGCCGTGGGCTCGATGCTGCCGTGAAGAACCCGACCAAGTGGCACGGCACGGGGCCGTTCGACCCCGAGAGCGGGCTTCCGCTCCACCCCGGCAACATGAACCCGTCCCTCACCAGTGTGTTCGGCAATACCTTGCTTGAACTGGCGAAGAAGGACGAACGCATCATGGGCATCACGGCAGCCATGCCGACGGGCTGCGGAATGGACATTGTCGCGAAGGAACTGCCGGACCGCGTCGTGGACGTGGGCATTGCCGAAGAACATGCCGTGACTTTTGCCGCAGGCCTTGCCTGTGACGGCATCATTCCTGTCGTAGCCATCTATTCGTCGTTCATGCAGCGCGCATACGACCAGATGATGCACGATGTGGCTTTACAGAATTTGCACGTGGTGTTCGTGCTCGACCGTGCTGGCCTTGTAGGTGCCGACGGCCCCACGCACCATGGCGCCTTCGACCTCACCTTCATGCGTTCCGTCCCTGGCCTGACTATCATGGCGCCGTCGAACGAGAACGAACTGCGCGACATGGTTGTCGCCTCCATTGGCATGGAGGGCCCGGTGGCTATCCGCTACCCGCGCGGGGTCTCTCTTGAAAAAGAACTCAAGCCTGCGACGGGCGAGTTCGACTATGTGTTGCCCAAGGTGCTGGAACAGGGTTCCGATATCCTGTTGCTCGGTGCCGGCTTTATGACGAACGAACTGAAGCGCACTGCCGAAGTGCTGCGTGAAAAGGGCTATAACCCCACGCTGGTGGATGCCCGCATCATCAAGCCGCTGGACATGGAGTGCTACAGGAATCTTTTGGAGTCGCACAAGGTTATCGTGACGCTCGAAGACAATACCCTCGTGGGTGGTTATGGTTCTGCTATTGCGGAACTCCTCGCCGACTTCGGGCTTACCGACAAGAAGCTGCTCCGCTTTGGGCTTCCGGACAAGTTTGTGGAACAGGGTGAAATCAAAGAACTGTATAAGATGTTGGAAATCGATGGCGAGTCTGTCGCCAAACGGATAATGGAAAAACTATGAGCGAAGAAATCAACCAGCCGAAGCGCACTTTGAAGACTGCTCTCAACCGGAAGTTCGGTGTGAGCGAAGTGCAAGACCGTGAACGCCGTGGACGTCGTGACGACGATGCCCGTGGTGGTCGCAAGCCTTTCCGCGCCCGCGGGGAATCCGAACAGCGCGAAGACCGCCGTTTCCGTGACCGCGAGGACCGTCCGTCCCGCGACCGCGAAGGCCGTGAAGGTCGCGAAGACCGTCCGTGGAACCGCGACCGTCGCCCGCGCCGTTTTGACGACCGCCGTGGCGGTGACCGTTCCTCGTTCGGCCGTGGTGGTCGCGGTGGCCGTGGTGCCGACCGTGGCGCTGCTCCGGTTTATCGCCAGCGCCCCGAACAGAAGGAAGCCGTCTTTGACGAGAATCTGGACGAGCAGGCACTTGAAGCCCGTTCCGCACAGGTGGAGGCTATCGAGGATCCGGTTTCCAATCCGCCCTGGTTCAAGAAGCTCATTGCCCTCACGACCGAGAAGGGCCGCGAACGCGAAGGCCACTTCCTTGGTGAAGGCGTGCATGTCGTGGACGAACTCGTGAGCCATCACCGCGAAATCGTTATCGCGGTCTACGTGGTCGAAGGTTTCAGCGACGAGAACTTGATTGAAAAGATTAACGAGGCCGAAGTCAACCTGCATGTGCTCACCGAAGAACAGATGAAGCGTCTGTCTTCTACCGTGACGACGCAGGGGATTATCGCCCACTGCCGTTGCGCAAGCAACAAGCCCAACTACGAACAGAGCCGCAGCGTGCTCACGCTTGTGGATGCCGTGCAAGACCCGGGTAACCTGGGAACGCTCTTCCGCACGAGCCTCGGTTTCGGTTCCAACGGCATGGTGCTTGGCCGTGGCACGGTGAACCCGTTCAACCCGAAGGTGGTGCGCGGTTCGTCGGGTACGTTCCTGCGCGTTCCGTTCGAATACGACGTGGACCTGGTCGAACATATCAACTTCCTCCGCAGCAAGGGCTACACCATCATCGCTTCTGACTTGCATGCAAGGCAGAGTCTCGGGGAAATTCCCGCCCGCAAGCTGCGCAAGATGGCGTTCCTGGTGGGTAACGAAGGTGCCGGCACGAACCAGTACCTGATTGAACTTGCCGACGAGACGGTGAAGATTCCGATGAGCAGCGAACTCGAATCCTTGAACGTCGCTGTTGCTCATGGTATTCTCTCTTACGAAGCCGCGAAGATTCAAGAGGAACTCAAGTAATGACTTGCTTCTACGACCGTCTTGAACAACGTATCGCCGCATGTGGCAACCCGGTGTGCATGGGCATGGACCCTGTGCTCAAGCTGATTCCGCTCGAGGGCACACCCGAAGACAAGATCAAGCGTTTCTATTCCGACATCCTGGAATGCTGCGCCAAGCGCAACGTGTTCCCGGCTGTGGTGAAGCCGAACAGCGCTTATTACGAATGCGTGAGTGTGCAGGCTATGCTTGTGCTCCAGCAGCTGATTGCTGACTATAGGAGTGCGGGTATCCCGGTGATTCTCGACGCGAAGAGGGGCGACATCGGAAAGTCGAGCGCGGCCTACGCGAATGCCGCGTACGACGTGTACGGCGCCGATGCCGTGACGGTTTCTCCGTGGATGGGAACAGATTCGGTATCGCCTTTTATTCGTGAAAACAGCGAGAACGGCGCCTACGTCTTGTTGCGTACGAGCAACAAGGGCGCGCACGACTTTCAGGACATGAATGTCCTGCGCGGGGACGACCCGCGCGATGTCGCCAGTGCCTTCTATTCCGTTGCAGACAAGATTGTGGAATGGGACGATGGCAAGGGCTACCTCGGCGCTGTCGTGGGTGCGACTCACCCCGAAGAACTTGAACAGATTACGGCGTACTGTGTTGCCAAAAAGCACGAAATCCCGTTCCTGATTCCTGGCGTGTCTATTCCTGGCGTGCCCGGTGGGCAGGGCGGCGACGCAAAGACCGTGCTCAATGCCATTGCCAATGGCGGCGGCAAGCGTAAGTTCCACGTGCTGAATTCCAGCAGTGGCCTGAACTTTGCCTGGCAGCGTAACAATACACCTGCAAACTTCGCCAACGATTGCGTTGACGCTTTGGAGCGCTTGGCTGACAGCTTGCGCTAAAGGGTGGGCAATCGATGCGCTACTTGGTCACGCTGATTCTTTCGATCTTGGCTATCGTGGTGGCGTTCCATTATGCGCGTCCGCTGCCTAATACCCAGTTCGATGAATCGTTCATCCCCAAGGCGAATTACGTTCGCTATGTTGCTGCCGGAAACAATTCTTCGGTGGCGGGGCTGTTCTGGATCAAGGCGCTTACCAACCTGGGCGAAAGCTACCTGACGGGGACCGAATTTGCGTACCTCGGCCATATTGCCGACCTCTGTACGGATTTGGATAGTTTGTTCTATACGCCGTACTACGTGGTCGGCGGCATCAGTGCCATGGATGCTCCCGATACGTCGGACTTCAAGGTGTTCCGCCGCGGTATCAGGATTTTCCCGGACGATTGGAGGCTCGCGCTGTATTATGCCCTGCGGCTTGCCAACGGCCCGCACCCGAACAAGAAGGCCGCAGCCGACGTGATGCGCCCCTATTTTGACAGCCCGGACACGACGATTCCTCCGCACATCCGCACTATATACAGGACGTTCGAGCTGGATACCATGCAGACCGAGATGGCCGTCGCGACGATTATCGAAGATGCGATGCAGCCGCGCTACAAGGCGTTCCTCGAGAGCTTGAGCAACAAGATGTTCCGCATGTTGGGATTGCGCGCCTTGCCGACCATGGAAGAAAAAGACCGGGTGAAGGAAATCATCAAGGATATCATCCAGAAGGTGGCCGATGGCAAATTGCATCCGCAGCAGGCGTTCGGCTTGTGCATGTCGATGAAGTATGTGCCGCCTGTAGAACCACCTGCTGCTGATTCGACAGCCGCTACTGTTGATTCGCTTGCATCCAAGGTGGATTCGGTTGCCGTAGCCGATACAACGAAAAAGGACTGAGTCTCCTCAGCCCACGTTACGAAATTTAATACAAACTATTTTGTGCTGCGTTTTGCGTTGTTGGGCAGCCCCATCAGCTCGAATGCGTTCTTACTGCGGAGGTAGTAGTCTTTCGCGAGTTCGGCGTTCTTTGCCTCGGCGAGCTTGCCGCGGTAATAAAGGATGGTGGCCGTCATGTGCGGGCGATTGCCTTGGATAGAGCGGCTCTCTGCCACCTGGTAGAGTGAATCTGCATTGGCCTGCGCATTCAAATCGGCGATGCGGGCTTCGGTCCAGGCGTAGATACCGCTGCTCTTGTCGGAACGTTTGCCGACCATCTTCAGTGCTTCTTGCGCTTCTTGCGTCTTGTGGAGAGCTCCCTGTGCGATGGCACATTCAGAATAGAAGGTCGCCTGCACTCCGTCTGCGGATTTCTTCAAAAGGTCTTTGTCTTGTTCGTTGCACAGTTTTGCCGCGTCGGCGTATTTTTCGTGTGCATTGCTCAGGGCGACCTTAACTTGGTTGTAAAGGACAGATGTCTGGTTGTCAAGGGCTCCCTTGCGTACGATAGATACAAGCGAATCTGCTAGCGCAAGGTCGAGGCTCAATGTGCGGATGTGCGCCATCGAAAGGAGTATGCGCGCTTCGGACAGGAGGTCGGCTTCTTTGCGGCTGGCGAGGAGTGCGCGTTCAAGCTGGCTGTAGCTGCGCGCGAATTTCCCGTTCTCGAGCGATTTCTGCGCACGGTACGAAAGCTCTCCAGATTCCGATGCCATTGCTGCCGTACTGAGGGCGAGCGCCAATGCGATGAGGTGCTTGCACTTTACCATAGCGTCTCCACCATGAAGGGTACGGTGTCTTTACTCGGGATGGACCTGCGGATGAGCCATATGTTCGATATGCCGGTCATGAGGTCGTCGGCGTTTTCAAGAGTTTCTTCGGACGAGGAGATGAAGTCCGTGAGGCTGGTGCTCACGTTGCCGATATTGTCGACCATGCCGTCTACGCGCCCGACGGTCGTGTCGAGCTTGCTCAGGAGAGTGTTCACGCGGCCCGGGACTTCCTTGAGGCTGTCGACCATGCCTGAAACATTGTCCACCATTCCCGAGACGTTCGTGGCGATAGTGTCCACTTTGTTGAGCAGCATGGGTACGTCGCTCTGCAGGGTGTCCATCAGGCTGGATGCCTTGTTGAGGGCGTTCATGCCGGTGTAGGTAATGTCGTCGAGGCGGGTGAGCTGGCGGTTCAGGTTGTCGTACAGGAGGCGGCTGCCAAAGAGAGCGCCCACGGTCGTTCCTGTATCCATGGCCATGCCGAGGAGCGTATCTGCGGCGTCGATAAGCCTGTTCACGCGGGCCAAAAGTTCGTTTGCGGTTTCGAGGACGGTTTCGATGTCTTGGGCCTTGCCTGGCGGGAGGTAGTCGCCGTCTTGCAGCACACGCCCCTTGCCACGCCTCACGTCGATATTGATGACACGCGCAGAAATGACGTTCTGGTCGCGGATGGCGAACACCTCGGCGCTGTCGGTAATCCAGTTCTGGAATTCCTTGCGAATGGTGAATTCCATGCTCACGCCGTTCGCGATGATGGTCATGTCCGAAATCTGGCCAATGTCAACGCCGCTAATTTGCACGCGGGTGCCGGGTCTCAGGCCGAGAGCCTTGTCGAAGGTGCTGTGGAGCTTGTACTCCTCGATGCCGACCATGCCTGTCGAAAAAATCTTTGCATACAGGACAATGCCGAAAATCATGACGGCAACGGTGAAAAGCACTCCGACCAGTAGTCCGGAGATTTCCATCCAGTTGATCTGTTTCAACGGCTTGAACTGCATATTCAGGAATATATAAATTTTTACATGGCTTGCTCGAAAAGAAATTCGGCGACCTGCATTTCGGATAAATAATCCGCGCCTAGAGGTTTTATGGAATATTTTCAATTTTTGAACGAATCGGTTTCCCCCTGGCATACCGTAGATTGCCTGCGTCGCTTATTTGCCGTTGCCGGTTTTGAGGAACGGCAGATGACGGACCGGGCCGCTTTTGCGCCTGGGAAGGCATATGTATTTGTCCGTGGCGGAGCCCTTGTTGCCCTCAGGATGCCGCTACAGGTAAACGAAAGCTCCAGGTTCAGGCTGGCCTTGGCCCATACGGATTTTCCGGCACTCAAGATTTCTCCGAAGCCGGACCGTACGGCTGCAGGGGCCTCTACCCTCCATGTCGAGGTGTACGGCTCTCCCATCTATTCGACTTGGCTCGACCGTGACTTGGGTTATGCAGGAGTGCTCGCCTACGAAAAGGATGGGAATGTGCAGACAAAACTCGTACGCGGCAGCAAGCTGTTCCGCATCCCGAGCCTGGCTGTCCACCTGAACCGCGGCGTGAACCAGGACGGGACGAAGGTGGACCCGCAGGTGGACTTCAACGCCCTGTGGCGGGCTGCCACGGCGGACGGTAGCCCGTCCGCGTTCGCCGATGCTCTGCAAGGCGAACTGGGCGCTGAAGGCAGGCTCCTCGACTTTGACGTGCAG comes from the uncultured Fibrobacter sp. genome and includes:
- the dxs gene encoding 1-deoxy-D-xylulose-5-phosphate synthase; this translates as MKDLKDIKSPADIRQCSVEELQQLAKQVRETIISQVAKHGGHLASSLGVVELTLALHYVFDTPDDKLIWDVGHQAYVHKLITGRYEKFGTLRQKGGISGFLKRNESEYDCFGAGHASTSISAALGFAAARNQLGRKNNVVAIIGDGSMTGGMAYEAINNVGISKHNMTIILNDNKMSIAPNVGEFSKYLNRIISDPVYNKMRSDLDRLMTRLPGVLGLRFRDLFLQAEKAAKMVVKPGRFFEDLGIRYFGPIDGHDINELIMLLKRVKVQPGPCLVHILTEKGRGLDAAVKNPTKWHGTGPFDPESGLPLHPGNMNPSLTSVFGNTLLELAKKDERIMGITAAMPTGCGMDIVAKELPDRVVDVGIAEEHAVTFAAGLACDGIIPVVAIYSSFMQRAYDQMMHDVALQNLHVVFVLDRAGLVGADGPTHHGAFDLTFMRSVPGLTIMAPSNENELRDMVVASIGMEGPVAIRYPRGVSLEKELKPATGEFDYVLPKVLEQGSDILLLGAGFMTNELKRTAEVLREKGYNPTLVDARIIKPLDMECYRNLLESHKVIVTLEDNTLVGGYGSAIAELLADFGLTDKKLLRFGLPDKFVEQGEIKELYKMLEIDGESVAKRIMEKL
- a CDS encoding RNA methyltransferase, whose amino-acid sequence is MSEEINQPKRTLKTALNRKFGVSEVQDRERRGRRDDDARGGRKPFRARGESEQREDRRFRDREDRPSRDREGREGREDRPWNRDRRPRRFDDRRGGDRSSFGRGGRGGRGADRGAAPVYRQRPEQKEAVFDENLDEQALEARSAQVEAIEDPVSNPPWFKKLIALTTEKGREREGHFLGEGVHVVDELVSHHREIVIAVYVVEGFSDENLIEKINEAEVNLHVLTEEQMKRLSSTVTTQGIIAHCRCASNKPNYEQSRSVLTLVDAVQDPGNLGTLFRTSLGFGSNGMVLGRGTVNPFNPKVVRGSSGTFLRVPFEYDVDLVEHINFLRSKGYTIIASDLHARQSLGEIPARKLRKMAFLVGNEGAGTNQYLIELADETVKIPMSSELESLNVAVAHGILSYEAAKIQEELK
- the pyrF gene encoding orotidine-5'-phosphate decarboxylase; translation: MTCFYDRLEQRIAACGNPVCMGMDPVLKLIPLEGTPEDKIKRFYSDILECCAKRNVFPAVVKPNSAYYECVSVQAMLVLQQLIADYRSAGIPVILDAKRGDIGKSSAAYANAAYDVYGADAVTVSPWMGTDSVSPFIRENSENGAYVLLRTSNKGAHDFQDMNVLRGDDPRDVASAFYSVADKIVEWDDGKGYLGAVVGATHPEELEQITAYCVAKKHEIPFLIPGVSIPGVPGGQGGDAKTVLNAIANGGGKRKFHVLNSSSGLNFAWQRNNTPANFANDCVDALERLADSLR
- a CDS encoding MlaD family protein, whose translation is MQFKPLKQINWMEISGLLVGVLFTVAVMIFGIVLYAKIFSTGMVGIEEYKLHSTFDKALGLRPGTRVQISGVDIGQISDMTIIANGVSMEFTIRKEFQNWITDSAEVFAIRDQNVISARVINIDVRRGKGRVLQDGDYLPPGKAQDIETVLETANELLARVNRLIDAADTLLGMAMDTGTTVGALFGSRLLYDNLNRQLTRLDDITYTGMNALNKASSLMDTLQSDVPMLLNKVDTIATNVSGMVDNVSGMVDSLKEVPGRVNTLLSKLDTTVGRVDGMVDNIGNVSTSLTDFISSSEETLENADDLMTGISNIWLIRRSIPSKDTVPFMVETLW